Proteins from one Nicotiana tabacum cultivar K326 chromosome 23, ASM71507v2, whole genome shotgun sequence genomic window:
- the LOC107774768 gene encoding phospholipase D gamma 1-like produces MDNNKSSSPTYPYNTAPPSSTNNQPYTSTLNFGSVSTYPPPPYPQYIHYHPPLYTTQHSGHLNYHYPPESALRPHQNNIPLDYSNYPSPSHVIGPSPYIFHAYHPPQISSSSLFLQQQGSFKFGSYQSPLERQPSQGHNQSPSLQHQDSLSSVSSSAASSLSSVNSSVANSDHCKNEPSSIDDHLSNVHLYDNHTPAPALASVPNVTATYHLGPRAVVTNYNVQGTIYGHPNSSFSKSEASSVVQFESSSEPTHSRTSSGELQNNWGMQVMPFMPSKKVLLLHGNLDIWVCEARNLPNLDMFHKTIGDMFNKMGTKIDGNLGNMTSDPYVSITVAGAVIGRTYVINNNENPVWMQHFNVPVAHYAAEVQFLVKDNDMVGSQLIGTVAVPVDHIYGGGKIEGFFPILNNGKPCKAGAVLRLSIQYYPMDQLSFYHHGVGAGPEYYGVPGTYFPLRMGGSVTLYQDAHVPDGCLPNLKLDNGMQHVHGKCWHDIFDAICQARRLIYITGWSVWHKVRLVRDDDSVESSSLGELLKSKSQEGVRVLLLVWDDPTSRSILGYKTDGVMQTHDEETRRFFKHSSVQVLLCPRVAGKRHSWAKQREVGVIYTHHQKTVIVDADAGNNRRKIIAFVGGLDLCDGRYDTPEHPIFRTLQTVHSDDYHNPTYTGSTTGCPREPWHDLHCKIDGPAAYDVLTNFEERWLKASKPQGIRKSKKYDDSLLRIERMAEILGIAETSSTSSSTDPDNWHVQILRSIDSNSVKGFPKDPKEATMKNLVCGKNVLIDMSIHTAYVKAIRAAQHFIYIENQYFIGSSYNWSQYNDVGANNLIPMEIALKICEKIRAHQRFAAYIVIPMWPEGDPTGAATQRILFWQHKTMQMMYETIYKCLVEVGLEDAFSPQDYLNFFCLGNREADEGENENAGAANTPQALSRKYRRFMIYVHSKGMIVDDEYVTLGSANINQRSLEGTRDTEIAMGAYQPHHTWARKQSSPGGQIYRYRMSLWAEHLGVVDDYFTRPESLECVRRVRSMGEANWKQFASDEVTEMRGHLLKYPVEVDRRGKVKNLPGFEQFPDVGGDIIGSFLAIQENLTI; encoded by the exons ATGGATAATAACAAGTCTTCTTCACCAACATATCCATATAACACAGCTCCTCCATCTTCGACAAATAATCAACCGTATACTTCTACTTTAAATTTTGGATCCGTCTCTACATATCCTCCTCCTCCATATCCACAATACATTCATTATCATCCACCTCTTTACACTACTCAACATTCTGGTCACCTTAACTACCATTATCCACCAGAATCAGCACTTAGACCCCACCAAAATAATATCCCTTTAGACTATAGTAATTATCCCTCACCATCACATGTAATTGGCCCTTCTCCTTATATATTCCATGCATATCACCCTCCTCAAATATCTTCTTCTAGCCTTTTTCTTCAACAGCAAGGGAGTTTCAAGTTTGGTTCATATCAAAGTCCATTAGAGAGACAACCATCCCAAGGACATAATCAATCTCCTAGCCTCCAGCATCAAGATAGTTTATCATCTGTTAGTAGTTCTGCGGCGAGTAGTTTATCATCTGTAAATAGTTCTGTGGCTAACTCTGATCATTGTAAAAATGAGCCTTCTTCTATAGATGATCACCTATCAAATGTTCATTTGTATGATAATCATACTCCTGCCCCTGCATTAGCATCAGTTCCTAATGTCACTGCAACATATCACTTAGGACCAAGAGCTGTAGTGACTAACTACAATGTCCAAGGAACAATATATGGACATCCTAATTCCTCATTCTCAAAGAGTGAAGCATCTTCTGTTGTCCAATTCGAGTCGTCTTCTGAACCAACTCATTCAAGAACAAGTAGTGGTGAACTACAAAATAATTGGGGTATGCAAGTTATGCCATTTATGCCTTCTAAAAAGGTTTTGCTCTTACATGGGAATCTTGATATTTGGGTATGTGAAGCAAGAAACCTCCCAAACTTGGACATGTTCCATAAGACCATAGGGGATATGTTTAACAAAATGGGGACAAAGATTGATGGGAACCTAGGTAACATGACAAGCGATCCATACGTGTCAATTACAGTAGCAGGTGCAGTTATCGGGCGTACTTATGTCATAAACAATAATGAAAATCCAGTGTGGATGCAACATTTTAATGTACCTGTTGCACATTATGCTGCTGAAGTACAATTTCTTGTAAAGGATAATGATATGGTAGGTTCACAGCTTATAGGGACAGTAGCAGTCCCAGTGGATCATATATATGGAGGGGGGAAAATTGAAGGGTTCTTTCCAATCTTGAACAATGGAAAACCTTGCAAGGCCGGAGCTGTTTTAAGGCTATCAATTCAGTATTACCCGATGGATCAATTAAGCTTTTACCACCATGGAGTTGGAGCAGGTCCTGAGTATTATGGGGTTCCAGGGACTTATTTTCCACTTAGGATGGGTGGATCAGTTACTCTTTATCAAGATGCTCATGTGCCTGATGGATGTCTTCCAAATTTGAAGCTTGACAATGGGATGCAACATGTACATGGAAAGTGCTGGCACGACATATTTGATGCAATATGCCAAGCTCGACGATTGATATACATTACTGGATGGTCAGTGTGGCATAAAGTGAGACTGGTTAGAGATGATGATTCTGTAGAATCTAGCTCTCTTGGGGAACTTTTGAAGTCAAAATCACAAGAAGGAGTGAGAGTGTTGCTTCTCGTGTGGGATGACCCCACTTCAAGAAGCATCCTTGGCTATAAAACG GACGGCGTAATGCAAACCCACGATGAAGAGACCCGTCGTTTTTTCAAGCATTCATCTGTGCAAGTGTTGCTTTGTCCTCGTGTGGCAGGAAAACGTCATAGCTGGGCTAAGCAGAGG GAAGTTGGAGTAATTTATACACATCATCAGAAAACTGTGATAGTGGATGCTGATGCTGGAAACAATCGGAGAAAGATCATAGCATTTGTGGGAGGACTTGACTTGTGCGATGGGCGATATGATACTCCAGAACATCCTATATTTAGAACCCTGCAGACAGTGCACTCAGATGACTATCATAATCCCACTTATACA GGGAGTACTACTGGATGTCCAAGAGAACCATGGCATGACTTGCACTGTAAAATCGATGGTCCAGCAGCATATGATGTTCTGACCAATTTCGAGGAACGTTGGTTAAAGGCTTCAAAGCCCCAGGGTATCAGAAAATCGAAGAAATATGATGATTCTTTGCTCCGAATAGAAAGAATGGCTGAAATTCTTGGTATTGCTGAGACTTCATCTACAAGCAGCAGCACCGATCCTGATAATTGGCATGTGCAG ATCTTACGCTCTATTGACTCAAATTCAGTCAAAGGCTTTCCCAAGGATCCTAAGGAAGCTACAATGAAG AACCTGGTATGTGGGAAAAATGTACTTATTGACATGAGTATCCACACGGCATATGTGAAAGCCATTCGTGCTGCGCAACATTTCATTTACATTGAAAATCAGTACTTCATTGGTTCCTCATACAATTGGAGCCAATATAATGATGTGG GTGCCAATAATCTGATTCCAATGGAAATTGCACTTAAAATTTGCGAAAAGATAAGAGCACATCAAAGGTTTGCAGCATATATTGTCATCCCCATGTGGCCAGAGGGTGATCCAACTGGGGCTGCTACACAGAGAATTCTTTTTTGGCAG CATAAGACGATGCAAATGATGTATGAGACTATTTACAAGTGTTTAGTGGAGGTTGGACTCGAGGATGCTTTCTCGCCACAAGATTATTTGAACTTCTTCTGTCTTGGTAACCGTGAGGCCGATGAAGGGGAAAATGAGAATGCCGGTGCTGCTAACACTCCCCAG GCACTGAGTAGAAAATACAGAAGATTTATGATATATGTTCATTCTAAAGGAATGATTGTGGATGATGAGTATGTCACACTGGGATCTGCAAACATCAACCAACGCTCGCTAGAAGGCACTAGAGACACAGAGATAGCGATGGGAGCATATCAACCTCATCATACATGGGCAAGAAAACAGTCAAGTCCTGGCGGACAG ATATATAGATATAGAATGTCTCTCTGGGCTGAGCATCTTGGAGTTGTCGATGACTACTTTACACGTCCAGAGTCTCTAGAATGCGTAAGGCGTGTTAGATCAATGGGTGAAGCAAACTGGAAACAATTTGCATCTGATGAAGTAACTGAAATGAGAGGGCATCTCCTAAAGTACCCTGTTGAAGTTGATAGGAGAGGCAAGGTGAAGAATCTTCCTGGATTTGAACAATTTCCAGATGTTGGTGGAGATATAATTGGATCATTCCTAGCCATTCAAGAAAATCTTACCATTTGA